Proteins encoded together in one uncultured Sphaerochaeta sp. window:
- a CDS encoding TIGR00282 family metallophosphoesterase, with translation MSIRVLFLGEIVGRPGIQCVKEALRPLRSEKSIDLVIANAEGATGGFGIGRAHSMQLLKLGIDVITGGEKIYYKKDMVEFIAKNPSILRPANYPQQNPGRGVRFLTVNEQKVCVINILGNADFPRTHLSNAFSLAQLLVDKAQEEGAIPLVQFHASPTAEKLSMGFMLDGRAGAVIGTHTKVLSADGRILKGGTAYITDNGRCGSQTSVGGFDAATEIEKQIVQIPVRSQESWEDLALVGVMVDISDEKKATSIEVIRVPVEHERI, from the coding sequence ATGAGCATACGCGTACTCTTTTTAGGTGAGATAGTAGGAAGACCAGGGATTCAATGTGTCAAGGAAGCTTTGCGACCGCTACGATCAGAGAAGTCCATCGATTTGGTGATCGCCAACGCAGAGGGGGCAACCGGAGGTTTCGGTATTGGGCGAGCCCACAGCATGCAGTTGCTGAAGCTGGGTATTGATGTGATCACAGGTGGAGAGAAAATCTACTACAAGAAGGACATGGTGGAGTTCATTGCAAAGAATCCCAGCATCCTCAGGCCTGCAAACTATCCACAGCAAAACCCTGGCAGGGGTGTTCGCTTTCTTACAGTGAATGAGCAGAAGGTATGCGTGATAAATATCCTTGGCAATGCAGACTTTCCCCGCACCCACCTCTCCAATGCCTTCAGCCTTGCCCAGCTCCTGGTGGACAAGGCTCAGGAAGAAGGGGCTATTCCCTTGGTACAATTCCATGCTTCCCCAACTGCAGAGAAACTCTCCATGGGGTTTATGCTGGATGGTAGGGCAGGTGCGGTCATCGGGACCCATACCAAGGTACTCAGCGCCGATGGGCGTATTCTTAAGGGTGGCACAGCCTATATCACCGACAATGGGCGGTGCGGAAGCCAAACAAGCGTGGGAGGCTTCGATGCTGCCACGGAAATTGAAAAACAAATAGTACAGATACCGGTTCGCAGCCAAGAGAGTTGGGAGGACCTAGCCCTGGTCGGAGTGATGGTGGATATCTCAGACGAGAAGAAGGCAACCTCCATCGAGGTTATCCGCGTTCCGGTAGAACATGAAAGGATATAA
- a CDS encoding SoxR reducing system RseC family protein, which produces MYEVVTVTRNISPDKVEVVCTSSACSGCKGSTFCNTKGKKFEVWNENKLPVGEGQEVEIYLKPSRTIAGTLITLIAPLLLFPLGYFLAVAAGLGVGASFLIALGSIALGFVGVWLYFKRQANHYLPVVASVLSEEREE; this is translated from the coding sequence ATGTATGAGGTCGTTACCGTAACAAGAAACATTTCTCCTGATAAGGTTGAGGTTGTCTGCACCAGTTCAGCATGCAGCGGATGCAAAGGGTCGACATTCTGTAATACGAAGGGAAAGAAGTTTGAAGTCTGGAATGAGAACAAGCTCCCCGTCGGCGAAGGTCAGGAGGTTGAAATCTACCTCAAGCCATCAAGGACGATTGCCGGAACCTTGATCACACTCATCGCCCCCCTACTGCTTTTCCCGCTTGGATATTTCCTGGCGGTTGCTGCAGGGCTGGGGGTTGGGGCATCCTTCCTCATTGCCTTGGGTAGCATCGCCCTGGGATTCGTGGGGGTCTGGCTCTATTTCAAGAGACAAGCGAACCACTATCTTCCTGTCGTAGCCTCGGTACTCTCAGAAGAGAGGGAAGAATGA
- the lptC gene encoding LPS export ABC transporter periplasmic protein LptC, which produces MRKRLLGMVLALFLFLSCSLSPEQEVMARSFTLPDLTLRNATYVLDRGNEPPIFVIADEIDLYDQTHTAIIRGLHFSQKDEEGNIIISGHADFAEVDTEYYDAELSGSVSLEKYPEHLLIEAEALSWIGDDETLVSRGDTPVTLLYEDDKKVQGTGMTATLASFSVTFKAVLEGVISQ; this is translated from the coding sequence ATGAGAAAAAGGCTTCTTGGCATGGTTCTTGCATTGTTTCTGTTTCTCTCCTGCTCCCTCTCCCCCGAGCAGGAGGTGATGGCACGTTCTTTTACCTTGCCAGATCTTACCTTGAGAAACGCCACCTATGTCTTGGACCGTGGCAATGAACCCCCAATTTTCGTAATTGCTGATGAGATTGACCTCTATGATCAGACACATACAGCCATTATTCGGGGATTACACTTCTCTCAGAAGGACGAGGAAGGCAATATAATCATCAGCGGACATGCCGATTTTGCAGAAGTAGACACCGAGTATTATGATGCAGAACTTTCCGGATCTGTTTCTCTGGAAAAATATCCAGAGCATCTGCTCATAGAAGCTGAGGCCTTGAGCTGGATCGGGGACGATGAGACACTGGTAAGCAGGGGTGATACTCCGGTCACCTTACTCTATGAGGATGACAAGAAGGTACAGGGAACGGGAATGACTGCCACACTGGCAAGCTTCAGCGTTACCTTCAAAGCAGTGTTGGAGGGAGTGATATCCCAATGA
- the lptB gene encoding LPS export ABC transporter ATP-binding protein has translation MDKFTSLLEVRNLAKSYGKKEVVKDVSFSMHSGQIIGLLGPNGAGKTTTFYMIVGFLKARKGTILLNGEDVTELPMYIRSKKGLAYLPQEPSIFRKLSVEDNIRLVAQTRRDLSHREQEEKVEQLLHEFGIEAIRAQKGYTLSGGERRRTEIARSLASNPQFLLLDEPFAGIDPKAVFEIKQLIKALAAKGIGILLTDHNVRDTLSITSCSHIINAGTILVSGGKQELLSNQIARDIYFGQDFGEDT, from the coding sequence ATGGATAAGTTTACCAGCCTTCTTGAGGTACGGAACCTGGCCAAATCCTATGGAAAGAAAGAAGTGGTAAAGGATGTCTCCTTCTCCATGCACTCAGGACAGATCATTGGGTTGCTGGGTCCCAATGGAGCAGGAAAGACCACTACATTCTACATGATTGTAGGGTTTCTCAAGGCTCGCAAGGGAACCATCCTGCTCAATGGGGAGGATGTAACTGAACTTCCCATGTACATCCGCAGCAAGAAGGGGCTCGCTTACCTACCCCAGGAACCTTCAATTTTCCGTAAACTCAGTGTGGAGGACAATATCCGTTTGGTTGCCCAAACAAGAAGAGACCTAAGCCACCGTGAACAGGAAGAGAAGGTTGAGCAGCTACTCCATGAGTTCGGGATTGAAGCGATTCGCGCCCAGAAGGGATACACCTTGAGTGGGGGGGAACGCAGGCGTACCGAGATTGCGCGTTCTTTGGCAAGCAATCCACAGTTCCTCTTGCTCGATGAGCCGTTTGCTGGCATTGACCCGAAGGCGGTCTTTGAGATCAAGCAGTTGATCAAGGCACTCGCAGCGAAGGGTATCGGTATCCTGCTTACCGACCATAATGTGCGAGACACACTCTCCATCACTTCCTGCTCACATATCATCAATGCAGGGACCATCCTGGTTTCAGGAGGAAAGCAGGAGTTGCTTTCCAACCAGATTGCCAGGGATATTTATTTCGGACAAGATTTCGGGGAGGACACCTAA
- the rpoN gene encoding RNA polymerase factor sigma-54 produces the protein MDFSAQLSLSQKQQLKLSPQMLQSFELMTLPLTELQQRVKNEIESNPALEIPSSWEVSYERFAQQKQQKESRGIDDSYSDSSSYGSDRSGYDSEASDRRQKFMENALSSEETLQEHLLSQLGCEPLNEEEYVVGELLITNLDANGFFTEEPEVLVPEHFQEHLPKLLTIIRQFDPTGVGAKDWRESLILQAESKGMRGEELARFSELVRDNLELMRANKQTQVAKNLGVGIDELEDLWNFLKTLTPFPGQGFSSGPEQYVIPDVSIKQEGGELVLKMNDSSLPDLRINTEFEQLAQEVGAADEAKKAQQYINQQIKSANELIFQIQVRNQTLYKVAQVLLREQRDFFLLGPQYLKPLTQKSVAQEIGVHETTVSRISTAKWIDTDWGIIPIKKLFSSSVGADGAEHSKQAVKEIIRQILEAHEGKKALSDQKISNLLKERGISVARRTVAKYRNELNIDPSFIRGND, from the coding sequence ATGGATTTTTCAGCACAGCTTTCACTCTCCCAAAAACAGCAACTCAAGCTAAGCCCACAGATGCTTCAGTCCTTTGAGTTGATGACACTCCCTCTCACTGAGCTGCAACAACGAGTCAAGAATGAAATTGAATCCAATCCTGCTCTCGAGATACCCTCTTCATGGGAGGTTTCCTATGAGCGGTTTGCCCAGCAAAAACAACAGAAAGAGTCCAGAGGGATTGATGACAGTTACTCTGACTCTTCCTCCTACGGCAGCGACCGAAGCGGCTATGACAGTGAGGCAAGCGACCGGAGGCAGAAATTCATGGAGAACGCACTCTCCTCAGAAGAGACGCTTCAGGAGCACTTACTCAGCCAACTGGGCTGTGAACCGCTGAATGAGGAAGAGTATGTCGTTGGAGAACTCCTGATAACCAACCTCGATGCAAATGGATTTTTCACAGAAGAACCTGAGGTATTGGTCCCTGAACATTTCCAGGAACACCTTCCCAAGCTCCTGACCATCATCCGACAGTTCGACCCAACAGGGGTGGGTGCAAAGGATTGGCGAGAGTCTCTCATTCTCCAGGCAGAATCTAAGGGTATGAGGGGGGAAGAGCTTGCACGATTTTCTGAATTGGTCAGGGATAATCTGGAACTGATGAGGGCAAACAAACAAACCCAAGTTGCAAAGAACCTTGGTGTGGGTATCGATGAACTGGAAGACCTTTGGAATTTCCTCAAAACATTAACCCCTTTCCCGGGACAAGGGTTCTCCAGCGGGCCTGAACAGTATGTCATTCCTGATGTTTCCATCAAGCAGGAGGGAGGAGAGCTTGTACTCAAAATGAATGACTCATCGCTCCCCGATCTACGGATCAATACAGAGTTTGAGCAACTAGCCCAAGAGGTAGGAGCAGCAGATGAAGCGAAAAAAGCGCAGCAGTATATCAACCAGCAGATTAAAAGTGCCAATGAACTGATTTTTCAGATACAGGTACGCAACCAGACGCTCTACAAGGTTGCCCAGGTATTGCTTCGGGAACAGCGGGACTTCTTTCTCCTCGGCCCTCAATACCTGAAACCACTCACCCAGAAGTCGGTAGCCCAGGAAATTGGGGTACATGAGACAACAGTAAGCAGGATATCCACCGCTAAGTGGATCGATACTGACTGGGGCATAATTCCCATAAAGAAATTGTTCAGCAGCTCAGTCGGTGCAGATGGTGCCGAGCATTCCAAGCAGGCTGTCAAGGAAATCATCAGGCAAATATTGGAAGCACATGAGGGCAAGAAAGCGCTCAGCGACCAGAAAATCTCAAACCTGCTCAAGGAACGGGGAATATCTGTTGCTCGAAGAACCGTTGCAAAATACCGGAACGAACTTAATATTGATCCATCTTTTATCAGGGGAAATGACTGA
- a CDS encoding HPF/RaiA family ribosome-associated protein, producing MTIVKGGLMNLTVRGIRYNPSDATREFLDKKLQKLQFAEGYIHDLDIAITREPVGQGYHLDAKLHFSWGTVKMVTYDCYELYEGIELITDKIEAVARKEKGKITDHK from the coding sequence ATGACCATAGTCAAAGGAGGGCTTATGAATTTGACAGTCAGAGGCATCCGTTATAACCCAAGTGACGCAACGCGTGAATTTTTGGACAAGAAACTCCAGAAGCTACAGTTTGCAGAGGGGTATATCCATGACTTGGATATTGCCATTACCCGTGAACCGGTAGGGCAGGGGTATCATTTAGATGCAAAACTTCACTTTTCTTGGGGTACCGTCAAGATGGTCACGTATGACTGCTACGAACTCTATGAAGGTATCGAGCTGATAACCGACAAGATCGAGGCAGTAGCAAGAAAGGAGAAAGGGAAGATTACAGACCATAAGTAA
- the hprK gene encoding HPr(Ser) kinase/phosphatase, which yields MPDFTVLDLLDLDLKEHNHLRLSCIAGRSGLSKRITTSKISRPGLPLSGFFVEFSNNSIQVFGKGERAYLDKLESEQNTDSINKLFSYDIPCCVFCDNSDPSPRLIELAEETGTAILKTDLLSSDFSRRLYQTLDEVFAPTQTIHGVLVEVYGIGVLITGESGVGKSETALELIERGHRLISDDTVKLRNISDNYLIGMGENPLLAHHMELRGLGIINLANLYGVGAIRDRKQVQLAVHLEPWDAQKNYDRVGEATLEDIYLGIAIPKVIIPVKPGRNIPVIIETAARNERLKKLGYYSAKEFDQSVLKWLESESARKMYYINEETL from the coding sequence ATGCCTGATTTTACTGTCTTGGATTTGTTGGACCTGGACCTGAAGGAACACAATCACTTACGTCTTAGCTGTATAGCTGGACGCTCGGGGCTCTCCAAGCGAATAACTACCAGCAAAATCAGTAGACCTGGACTCCCTCTCAGCGGGTTTTTCGTAGAGTTCAGCAATAACTCCATTCAGGTCTTCGGCAAGGGAGAGCGAGCCTACCTGGACAAGTTGGAGAGTGAACAAAACACTGATAGTATAAACAAGCTCTTCAGCTATGACATTCCCTGTTGTGTATTTTGTGACAATAGTGATCCAAGTCCTCGGCTCATTGAACTAGCGGAAGAGACAGGTACTGCAATTCTAAAGACAGATCTTCTTTCCAGTGATTTTTCCAGACGACTGTACCAGACTCTTGATGAGGTATTTGCCCCTACCCAGACCATACATGGTGTTCTTGTCGAGGTATACGGCATCGGGGTACTGATAACCGGAGAAAGCGGTGTAGGAAAGAGTGAAACAGCTCTGGAGTTGATCGAGCGAGGACATAGATTGATCAGTGACGATACGGTCAAGCTGAGAAATATCAGTGACAATTACCTTATCGGGATGGGGGAAAACCCCCTACTCGCCCACCACATGGAGCTGAGAGGATTGGGTATCATCAATCTTGCCAACCTCTACGGGGTTGGAGCAATCAGGGACAGGAAGCAGGTGCAGCTTGCTGTCCATCTCGAACCATGGGACGCACAAAAGAACTATGACCGGGTTGGGGAAGCAACACTGGAAGATATCTACCTGGGCATTGCCATTCCCAAGGTAATCATTCCAGTAAAGCCTGGCCGAAACATACCGGTCATCATCGAGACTGCTGCCAGAAACGAGCGTCTGAAAAAACTCGGGTACTATTCAGCCAAGGAGTTCGACCAGAGTGTTCTCAAATGGCTGGAGAGTGAGTCAGCACGAAAAATGTACTATATCAATGAGGAGACGCTGTGA
- a CDS encoding HPr family phosphocarrier protein, translating to MVTRELKVYNRAGIHARPAASIVKLANQYKSDLYLEKDTMKINGKSIMGIITLGATHQSSILMTCDGPDEQQMADAIEHLFENRFEE from the coding sequence ATGGTAACCAGAGAATTGAAGGTCTATAACCGAGCCGGCATTCATGCAAGGCCAGCTGCATCAATCGTCAAGCTGGCCAATCAATACAAGAGTGATCTGTATCTGGAAAAGGATACAATGAAGATAAACGGAAAATCCATCATGGGCATCATCACCCTGGGAGCAACCCACCAGAGCTCTATCCTGATGACGTGTGATGGACCGGATGAACAACAGATGGCAGATGCAATTGAGCATCTGTTTGAAAACAGGTTTGAGGAGTAG